The DNA window CCATGGTGTTCTAACTGAGAGACTACAGCATCAATCGCTTTCTGCTTGTTATCGCCATGCTCGGTTAATTGAGTGGATACCTGCATCGTTTGGTAAAAGTTTTCTATCGCATTAATGGTTCTTTCGGCTAAATCGTCTGATTTAGTTAGGCCAAAAACGTTAACACCCATTTGTTCGAGCTTTGAACGTTTATGCTCAAGCTGATTTCTAAGTAGGGAAGGCTGTACTATTGCGAGTGAACGAGCATGATCGACGCCCCACAGTGCGGTAAGTTCGTGGCCGATCATGTGAGTTGCCCAATCTTGTGGAACGCCCGTTCCAATTAAACCATTCAGTGCTTGGTTTGCTGTCCACATGAGATTTTCACGCCAACCATCGCTATCACGTTGTTCAAAGCTTTCACCAAGCGTTTTTAACGTGCGCAATAAGGTTTCAGCATAACCATCTTGAACCATGGCACCATGACTTGTGGTTAAATATTGCTCACAGACGTGTACCCAAGCATCGACAATACCATTAATAAGTTGTTTCTCAGGTAGCGTTTTCATTACATCAGGATCCATCACAGCAAATTTAGGCTGAACATGTGGGCTCCCAAAAGACAACTTATCTTGGGTTGCGGCTTTAGTAATTACCGCACCTGCATTGGATTCAGAACCTGTTGCAGGGAGTGTAAGCACTGCGCCAAGAGGAGTGGCATCTGATATTTGGTAGTCACCTGTCAATATATCCCAACCATCGCCTTGGTATTTTGCTGCGGCTGCAACATATTTTGAGCCATCAATAACAGAGCCACCGCCAACAGCGAGAATAAAGTCGATGTTCTGTTGTTTGACTATGTCGACCGCCTTATCCAGTGTTTCTTTGGTTGGGTTCGCCTCAACACCTGAAAACTCAACCCAGTGGTGGTCTTTAAGTGAGTTGACGACCTGGTCATAAACACCGTTTTTCTTAATTGAGCCACTGCCATAAATAACCAAAACTTTATCGCTTGGTGAGATGGATGACTGTATTGAACTTATTTGGCCTTGGCCAAAGAAAATTTGGGTAGTATTAACATAACTAAAACGCATTGCCATTCCTTTGTTATCTGTAGTTGGAGGCCCGAATTTTATCGGGACTGAGCGTTGATGTTGACTTTGACAAACTGCACGGTCAATCCAGCATGTAAGAATATATGGGGACAACATCAGCAAAATACCAGTGGCTTAACACGACATGTTCACGCCGCAAATTTACTACTGAGAAATTGCACTTCAGACAGAAAAACTTGCGAGCGATTTTATAGATATTACATTTTTAATCTTGAGCGGTCCTGTTCTTTTCTAAAGTTATTTCACGATGAAATTTAAGTTGGCTTAAAAATAATAAAGTCAACAAGCCAAAAAAATAAAACAATAGCTTAAAGGAAAACAAGAATGTACCTAACAACGTCAAGGCGTCGTCGGCGCCTCTTTCAGCTGAGTTTACTCAGCGCTTCCTGTCTGACTGCATTTCAAAGTTATGCTGCGATTGATTGCGCACCTTTATCCGATTGGGATAATAAAACTGTCTATACTGGAGGGCAAAAAGTCCGACACTTAGATTATGCTTATCAAGCAAATTATTGGACACAAGGTGATGCACCTGATGCTAACTCGGGCCAGTGGTCTCAATGGAAAGAGTTGGGCGTATGTTTGGCTGATACAAACCAACCACCGAGTGTTGATTTGACCTCTCCTAAAGCCTCAGATTCAATCCAAGTCGACCAAACTGTTGTGATAGCTGCCACTGCGAATGATTCCGATGGCTCTATAGAGAAAGTGGTTTTCTCTGTTGACGGTCAACCTATCGGTGAAGATAAAACCTCCCCGTATTCGATTAATTGGCTAGCAGTTGCAGGTAACCACAATATTACCGCGATAGCTCATGACAATCGCGGCGCACAAAGTATTGTTAGTAGCGTTGATATAAAAGTGTCCACAACCCAGCCAGGTAATGAACCTCCAACCGTGGATCTTATGTTATCAGCTAACAGTGTTGATCTTGGCGATACCGTTACCTTTACATCAAACGCAGCAGATAAAGATGGCCGGGTTGAAAAGGTGGAATTTTATGTTGCGGGTGAACTTGTCGGCACTGCAACAATGGCACCGTATTCACTGGATTACCAGACTTCCAGAAAAGGGGTCTTACCTGTTATTGCTAAAGCAGTTGACGATAAGGGGGCTTCCTCAAGTTCATCCGCTGTGTTACTTGAAGTAAAAGAAGCCCCAACCGTCGCTTCTTGCCGCCCAGATGGTTTGTATCAAACTGAAGGTGTGAGTGTACCTTATTGTTCCATCTATGACGAAAACGGACGTGAAAAAATGGGGGCTGACCATCCTCGAAGAGTGATAGGTTATTTCACTAGCTGGCGCTCTGAAGATGATGAACAAACCTCATATTTAGTAAAAGACATTCCTTGGCAGCATCTGACACATATTAACTATGCGTTTGTCAGCATTGGCTCTGATGGAAAAATGAACATAGGTGATGTAAACGATCCCGATAACGCAGCAGTAGGCAAAACTTGGTCTGACGTTGATATTGATCCCTCTCTTGGCTTTAAGGGCCATTTTGGTGCTCTTGCGACATATAAGCAGAGATATAACGTAAAAACCTTGATTTCCGTTGGTGGTTGGGCTGAAACAGGCGGTCACTTTGATAAAGATGGTAACCGAGTTGCGGATGGTGGCTTTTATACGATGACTACTAACGCTGATGGCTCGATAAACCATGCGGGTATTGAAACGTTTGCAACATCTGCGGTTGAAATGATGCGCAAATATAAGTTTGATGGTCTGGATATCGATTATGAATATCCAACATCGATGGCAGGGGCAGGAAATCCAGATGATACAGACTTCATGGAGCCAAGACGTCGCTATTTATGGGCTTCATACCAGGAGTTAATGAAAGTACTGCGCAATAAACTGGATAAGGCATCAGCACAAGATGGTATTCATTATATGCTGACTATTGCCGCGCCTTCTTCTGGGTACTTGCTGCGCGGAATGGAATCTTTTGATGTAACTAAGTATTTGGATTACGTTAACATCATGACTTATGACCTACACGGTGCGTGGAACGATCACGTTGGGCATAACGCAGCACTTTATGATACGGGTAAAGATTCTGAACTTATCCAATGGAACGTCTACAAAACGGCCGCGTATGGTGGTATCGGCTATCTAAATACAGACTGGGCCTATCACTATTTTAGAGGCTCAATGCCTGCAGGTCGTATCAACATTGGTGTCCCATATTATACGAGAGGCTGGCAGAGCGTCAGTGGTGGAACGGATGGGTTATGGGGCAGAGCAGCATTACCTGATCAAACTCAATGCCCTCCAGGCACAGGAGAGGGTGAGAAAAACAATTGTGGACACGGTGCCGTTGGTATTGACAACATGTGGCACGATAAAGACGCTAACGGTAATGAGATGGGGGCTGGTTCAAACCCCATGTGGCACGCTAAGAATTTGGAGAATCAAATTTGGGGTACATACTCATCGGCATACGGGCTTGATCCTGTCAATGATCCGAGCGATCGATTAACGGGGTACTATACACGCCATTATGACAGCGTCGCTGTTGCACCATGGCTATGGAACAATGAGAAGAAAGTCTTCCTATCGACTGAAGATAAGGCTTCTGTCAACCTCAAAGCAGACTATGTAATTGATAAGGAAATTGGCGGTATCATGTTCTGGGAGCTTGCGGGCGATTACAATTGTTATTTACTTGATAGCCAAGGGTTAAGATCGCAAATTGATGAGTCTGAGCAAGCCTGTTTGTCAGGTCGAGGTGAATACCATATGGGTTCGACCATGACCCAGACTATCTACGATAAGTTCAAATCCGCTACGCCCTATGGTAACAAACTATCAACGACTCCTATTGCGTCTCAGGCTCTGGATATCAATGTGGCCGTGACGGGTTTCAAAGCGGGTGACCAAAATTACCCAATCAACCCTAAAATCACTTTCACCAATAATAGCGACCAAGCTTTACCTGGAGGAACAGAATTCCAGTTTGATATACCTGTTTCCACGCCAGACAACGCTAAAGACCAATCTGGCGCGGGTTTATCGGTTATATCATCTGGTCATACCCGTCCCAATAACGTTGGTGGGCTTGACGGGCCAATGCATCGAGTGTCTTTCACTCTACCAAGTTGGAAGAATTTACCTGTAGGGGGCTCTTATGAGCTTGATATGGTTTACTACTTGCCTATTTCTGGCCCTGCTAATTACAGTGTGAAGGTTAACGGGGTTGATTATGCGTTCAAATTTGAACATCCAAACTTACCGGTAGCGAGCAGTAGTAAGCAACAACGAAGTGAACAGTAAAGACAAAACCAAGAGGCTTTGTGAATCCAAAGCCTCTTAATCGCCGAATTGGATTAACTAGTAATGAAATCTAACAGACATAGTGATCTGAGGGCCGTAAAGACCATTATTGCGAGTTTCAGCAGCAATCGAGAGTTGGTCCGTTGAGTGAAAACGCACACCAGCATAAAAGACCGAATTATCATCGTTACGACCGAGTCTCCCAGTGGCCTCTATTTGATCGGCAAGCCATAACCTGATACCAATATTTAGCTCACCGGTTGTTTCTCTACGTTCTTGGTAGTCACGAGTGTACTTGGTTTGATGCAAAAGAAGCTGACCATATATATCCGCGAATTGGCTTATTGGACCATTAAATCCAATGCCTCCGGCGAAATCATAGTCCTTATCGAATAGTGTATCGGCTCTTAAGACAAAGTGAGAGTTGTCAGTAAAATAAGTGCTAAGCTCAGCGCCAAACAATTCAGGGTTAATTGCCGTTCTTACTTCGATAAAGTTATAGTTAAAGTTGTTTGCATTTGCAGCGCTAGAAAAACCAGAGCATAAAAGAGCGCTGATTAAGGTGATCTTTTTCAAAGTAAGTACTCCAACTCGCATCAAGTTTTTGACGGTTAAAATATTGTGCAATATGTAAGCCAAATATTATCGCAATCGGAGCTGAATTACTTTACGTTTACAAAACTTGAATATGATCCACTTCAATTTCTGGACTATTTCCACCAGAGAATTTGCCAAAAATCCGTAAATCTGTATTTGCATCAATGGATTGTTCTAGCTTCACTTTATCACTGACTTCGATTTGAATTTCTCTCTTACCATCGGAGAAAATAAAACTCGAAATACTAATTTGCCGGACAATATGTCCATCAAGAATTGCATTACGCTTGGTAAATACACTATTGTCATCTAACAAAGAATCGACGGTTGTTAAATTTACCGGTCCATTGAAATGAATTCCTGAGGGGATTTCGCTACTGGCAATACTTGCTAATGGCAGGAGCAAGAGTGTTATAGTAATCGATGGCAGTATTTGGCTCACTGTTTTTCCTCTTTTGATTCCACAAGGTCAACATTATTATGCCATGTGGGTTATTTGACGACTCGGACAAAACGATGCAAGTGACATTCAAAAGTTGAGAGAAACGGTACAAAAACGTTATGATGATTGTTCTCTACTACATGAAAAACCAAAGAATGTAATATGCAGACTCCATCCAGAGCATTGATGGTTCAAGGTACAACTTCAGATGCTGGTAAAAGTGTTTTTGTTTCTGCTTTATGCCGTCTTCTCGCACGAAAAGGAATTAAAGTAGCGCCTTTTAAACCACAAAATATGGCGCTTAATAGCTCAGTTACAAAGGATGGTGGCGAAATTGGGCGAGCTCAAGCGGTACAGGCTCAAGCATCATGTACACCGACGACCGTGCATATGAATCCAGTTCTGTTGAAACCCAATTCCGATACAGGGGCACAAGTTGTTCTGCAAGGCCAAGCAATTGGAAACATGGAAGCTGTCGGATATGATAATTACAAGCAAACCGTATTTCCCAAAGTTCTAGAATCTTTTTCGATATTACAGCGAAATTATCAGACCGTTGTTATTGAAGGCGCTGGTAGTCCCGCAGAAATCAATCTTCGGCACAATGACATTGCCAACATGGGTTTTGCTGAAGTTGCAGACGTTCCTGTGGTCATTATCGCAGACATAGATCGTGGCGGCGTTTTTGCCCACATTGTTGGAACCTTGGAACTCCTGTCGGAATCGGAGCGTGATCGCGTTGTGGGTTTTGTTATTAATCGCTTTCGTGGTGATATATCTCTGCTCCAATCAGGGCTTGATTGGCTGGAAGAAAAAACATCAAAGCCAGTACTCGGTGTTTTGCCTTTTCTGCATGGCTTAGAGTTAGAATCAGAAGACAGTATCAGTAGTGAGCAGAATATAGGGGAAGCCATACAACTCCGAGTTGTTGTACCTGTATTAACTCGAATGAGTAATCATACTGACTTTGACGCATTAAGGGCCCACCCAAATATTCATTTTCGCTATGTTTCCAAAGGAGAAAAAATTGATCGTGCTGATCTGGTGATATTACCTGGAACAAAATCAGTACGATCTGACCTTGACTATTTACGTTCACAAAATTGGGATAAAGATATTCAACGCCATCTAAGGCTTGGTGGAAAGCTGATAGGAATTTGTGGAGGTTACCAAATGCTGGGACGCATGATAAGAGACCCGCACGGGGTTGAAGGGGAAGAGGGGATGTCACATGGACTAAATTTTCTACCCGTTGAAACTGAACTTACCAAGCGAAAACAACTCACTGAGGTGCAAGCAATACTTAGATTAAATCAAAAAAGCACACCAGTAACTGGGTATGAAATTCATGTAGGTCGAACGTCTTGTGATGAAAAGGATGCTGCGATCTTTGACGCGAATGACTTGAAGCCAGTTGACGGAGCTATCAGTGAGTGTAACCAAGTCTTTGGTACATACTTGCATGGGGTTTTTGACTCACCAGAGGCGCTAGCGCTGATATGTGAGTGGTCTGGTGCAGACCATATCAAAGCTATCGATCATGGTCAGCAACAAGAAAATGCAATAGATAGGATTGCAGATGCAGTAGAAAAACACATCGACTTAACGCGAATTTGGCCAGAGCTCTACCAATGAACCTTAAAACGTACTGTGCATATAGAGCCATCACCGTATTCCTTGTTTTGGTGATTTCGACAGGGGTTAACGCTACATCAATCAACGTCTATGCAGCTTCGTCATTGACTAATGTAATCAGAGTATTAGGTGATGCATATTATGCTAAGACAGGGGTTACAGTTGTTCCTGTCTTAGCGAGTTCTTCTTCTCTTGCAAAGCAAATATTGGCTGGAGCACCTGCAGATATATACATCTCAGCGAACACCCAATGGATCGATTACCTAGTGGAGAAAAACAAAACACAAAGTGACGCCGTCACTAGCATTGCGAGTAATAAACTGGTCGTGATCGCACCGAGCAATCAGTCAGTGGCGTTAGATTTGAGTAGCAAAGAACAGTGGTTAACTCACTTAAAAGACAAGCGGTTAGTGGTAGGGGATACCCGGGCTGTACCAGTTGGTATTTATGCCAAACAGGCTCTACAGACTATGGGTGTGTGGCAATCTTTGCACGATAAGTTGGCCCCTGTAAGTAATGTTAGGGTGGCACTAAGGCTTATTGAGCGAGAAGAAGCCCCGCTGGGTATTGTCTACCAAACTGATGCTCAAACAAGTAATAAAGTTAAGGTTGTAGCGACGTTTCCTTCATCCAGTCATACTATGATTACATACCCAATGGCATTACTTAGTTCTGATAAAAAAACTCTTGATTTTGCTAACTTTGTGCAAAGTAAACAAGGTACGGCCTTACTAAATCAGTACGGTTTTCTATAGGAGTCAGTAGCGTGCTTTCTGAATATGAATATCAGGCTCTCATACTGAGTTTGAAGGTCGCTTTTTATACTGTTTTGTGGCTATTGCCGATTGGTATTGGTTTTGGTTGGTTATTGGCAAAAAAACAGTTTTTTGGCAAAAGTTGGTTGGACAGTATCTTGCATTTACCACTTGTATTACCCCCTGTTGTTATTGGCTACTTACTGCTTGTTTCAATGGGCCAACAAGGCTTTATTGGTCAGTGGTTGTACAAATATTTGGGCATTGTATTCTCTTTTAATTGGAAGGGTGCAGTGCTCGCAAGCATTGTTGTTGCATTGCCACTGATGGTGCGTTCGATTCGACTAAGTATTGAGAGCATCGACCCTAAATTAGATCAAGCGGCAGCTACATTAGGTGCATCACCGCTTCGACGTTTTTTCACTATCACTTTGCCTTTGATGATCCCCGGGATTGTAAGCGGGACACTATTATCGTTTGCTCGAAGTTTAGGTGAGTTTGGGGCAACGATAAGTTTTGTCTCCAACATCCCTGGAGTAACCCAAACGCTTCCACTCGCGATGTTTTCTTCAATAGAAACACCCGGCGCAGAATTTGAAACTATGCGCTTATGTATTATTTCTATATCTATCGCACTGTCCTCATTGATGATTTCCGAGCTTGTTGCACGGCAGTGCCAAAAAAGATTGGAGGGATAATGAACAGTATACGTGTTTGCTTTAAGCAAAAGCTGGGGCATACAAAGTTTGATATTGACGTCACGATCCCAAATAAAGGAATAACATCTGTATTCGGGAAGTCGGGGGCTGGGAAAACCTCGCTAATTAATGTGATTGCGGGACTAAACCAGCCTGATCAAGGTGAGGTCATTGTATCTGGGACCACTTTGTTCTGTTCTGAGACTAAGGTAAATATTCCTACTCATAAACGTAAAGTGGGATACATATTTCAAGATTCAAGGCTTTTTCCACACTACAGCGTCAAAGGGAATCTATTATACGGAGTGACTCAACATGACACTCAACACTTTGACAAAATACTAAACCTTCTTGACTTACAATCATTACTTCACAGGTATCCTAGCCAGCTATCTGGCGGTGAAAAACAGCGAGTTGCTATCGGTCGAGCTCTATTATATAAACCTGCCGTTTTGTTGATGGACGAGCCATTGGCATCGCTCGATATGCCTCTAAAAAAAGAGGTATTGCCTTACTTGGAGCATTTGGCTCAAGAAATACAGTTGCCGATTATCTATGTGTCGCATAGTTTGTATGAACTTGTACGTCTCGCTAATCATATCGTTGTGATTGATAGTGGTAAAGTGGTCGCTTCAGGGCCTCTTGAAGCAATCTGGCAAACCCCAGCATTGAGTCAATGGCAAACTTCAAGCCATCATAGTTCGCTCTTTGAAGCAAGTTTAGCCAGTCACAATAAAGATTATGCTCTATCGCGACTTAAACTTACTGAAAATGTCGATCTTTGGGTACAAAAGCTCGAAGTACCGCTCGAGTCTAAGCTTAGGATTCAAGTTAAGGCTGCTGATGTATCTATTACCCTAAATAAACCATCTCAAACCTCAATCCGTAATATATTGCCATCAAAAGTTATTGAAATCTCGAATCAAGATGAAGATGACCGGAGCAAAAGTATCTATGTGAAGCTTGAATTAGCAGAGCAACGTTTTCTATGGGCAGAAATAACAGCGTGGGCAAGAGATGAACTGGAATTAAAGAAAGGTTTGAACGTTTTTGCACAAATTAAAGGAGTAAGTGTGACAACAAACGATATCGTACTCAAAAAGTAAATCGATTCCTCATCACACTGTACCAATTTGAGACGAATTTATTTTGCAAACACTTGAGTAAATTCACGCTTTAGCAGAGGATCGCGCCTGGCTTTTTTAACTTGCTTTAGCATATCTTTAATGCAGTTGTGCATGACTTGTTCAATAATGTCAGCTTGATACGCTTCTTTATTTTCACTAGCGATAGTTTGTGATAGTTCTTGTGTTTGAAGTTCTTCGATAACATTTAGCCCAGCAAATGCTTGGCTCACTGAAACAAGTGCATGAAATTGTTCAAAGCTATCCAAAATGTTTTGAGCACTTGCTGGTAGTTGACTCCAAGCTTCACGAACCGCATCTTCTGAAGCTTGATGAATCGACGCCACCATGGCATGCATTTGCTCGGGGACCTTGTCAAATTCTATAACGCGACGTAGCTCTTCAGAAACGGTAGAAAGATCAATAAGTGGGGGAGCTTGGGTATCTTCAGACATCAGATTAACTTCTCTTAGATTATAATAAGTGAGTGACGGCTATCGTAGAAAATCCGCATAAAATGTCAACTATAGTGGAAGAAATGGCCTCCATAGAGTAACCTTCATTATAAGCAACTGATTTTACAGTCTAGTTAATATAGGGCATGCGCGTGAAAATCTCTGGATCTTCGATGAAAATTCTCCTAGTCGACGACGTGCAAATGGAGCGCATGCAATTGGCTATTCGCCTCAAGCAACTAGGACATACCGTAGAAATGGCGGCGTCAGGAGAGCAGGCCCTAGAACTGTATTCCGTTTTTGAACCAGACCTTATCTTACTTGATATATCCATGCCAGGAATGGATGGTTTCGAGGTTTCACAGCGAATTCGTTCACTATATGAAGAATGGATACCTATCATTTTTCTCAGTAGTCACGATGAACCTGCAATGATCGCAAATGCTATCGAGGCTGGAGGTGATGATTACTTAACCAAGCCAGTTGATAAAATAGTGTTAGGCTCAAAGCTTACTGCTATGCAAAGGATTGCATTTATGCGAAGAGAGTTGAACCAAAAAACAGCCGAACTTGCCAAGGTAAATCAAAAGCTTGAGAAGCTTGCCAGTGAAGATGGTTTAACTAAGGTGAAAAATCGTCGTTATGTTGATGAAAAATTAAAAGAAATGATTTCAATTCATGGCCGGCACGGGTTGCCACTTAGTCTGATATTATTAGACGTCGATTATTTCAAGCTCTTCAACGACAACTATGGTCATATTGAAGGTGATAAGTGTTTAATAGAAATGGCTCAGGCTTTAGCTTTACTCTTTTCCCGCAGTGGGGAAATCGTAGGCCGATATGGCGGTGAAGAATTTGTTGTTGTGTTGGGGCATGTCGATGAAGAGGATGCGAAACAACATGCAATGAGGATACAGTCGACCATAGAATCCTTAGCAATAAAGCATGA is part of the Vibrio aquimaris genome and encodes:
- the modA gene encoding molybdate ABC transporter substrate-binding protein, with the translated sequence MNLKTYCAYRAITVFLVLVISTGVNATSINVYAASSLTNVIRVLGDAYYAKTGVTVVPVLASSSSLAKQILAGAPADIYISANTQWIDYLVEKNKTQSDAVTSIASNKLVVIAPSNQSVALDLSSKEQWLTHLKDKRLVVGDTRAVPVGIYAKQALQTMGVWQSLHDKLAPVSNVRVALRLIEREEAPLGIVYQTDAQTSNKVKVVATFPSSSHTMITYPMALLSSDKKTLDFANFVQSKQGTALLNQYGFL
- a CDS encoding YgiW/YdeI family stress tolerance OB fold protein; its protein translation is MSQILPSITITLLLLPLASIASSEIPSGIHFNGPVNLTTVDSLLDDNSVFTKRNAILDGHIVRQISISSFIFSDGKREIQIEVSDKVKLEQSIDANTDLRIFGKFSGGNSPEIEVDHIQVL
- a CDS encoding GGDEF domain-containing response regulator → MKILLVDDVQMERMQLAIRLKQLGHTVEMAASGEQALELYSVFEPDLILLDISMPGMDGFEVSQRIRSLYEEWIPIIFLSSHDEPAMIANAIEAGGDDYLTKPVDKIVLGSKLTAMQRIAFMRRELNQKTAELAKVNQKLEKLASEDGLTKVKNRRYVDEKLKEMISIHGRHGLPLSLILLDVDYFKLFNDNYGHIEGDKCLIEMAQALALLFSRSGEIVGRYGGEEFVVVLGHVDEEDAKQHAMRIQSTIESLAIKHEYSGISDVVTVSQGICCFTPTGKEDPEEAYAMADKGLYASKKAGRNRFTFFSQ
- a CDS encoding cobyric acid synthase encodes the protein MQTPSRALMVQGTTSDAGKSVFVSALCRLLARKGIKVAPFKPQNMALNSSVTKDGGEIGRAQAVQAQASCTPTTVHMNPVLLKPNSDTGAQVVLQGQAIGNMEAVGYDNYKQTVFPKVLESFSILQRNYQTVVIEGAGSPAEINLRHNDIANMGFAEVADVPVVIIADIDRGGVFAHIVGTLELLSESERDRVVGFVINRFRGDISLLQSGLDWLEEKTSKPVLGVLPFLHGLELESEDSISSEQNIGEAIQLRVVVPVLTRMSNHTDFDALRAHPNIHFRYVSKGEKIDRADLVILPGTKSVRSDLDYLRSQNWDKDIQRHLRLGGKLIGICGGYQMLGRMIRDPHGVEGEEGMSHGLNFLPVETELTKRKQLTEVQAILRLNQKSTPVTGYEIHVGRTSCDEKDAAIFDANDLKPVDGAISECNQVFGTYLHGVFDSPEALALICEWSGADHIKAIDHGQQQENAIDRIADAVEKHIDLTRIWPELYQ
- the modB gene encoding molybdate ABC transporter permease subunit; protein product: MLSEYEYQALILSLKVAFYTVLWLLPIGIGFGWLLAKKQFFGKSWLDSILHLPLVLPPVVIGYLLLVSMGQQGFIGQWLYKYLGIVFSFNWKGAVLASIVVALPLMVRSIRLSIESIDPKLDQAAATLGASPLRRFFTITLPLMIPGIVSGTLLSFARSLGEFGATISFVSNIPGVTQTLPLAMFSSIETPGAEFETMRLCIISISIALSSLMISELVARQCQKRLEG
- the modC gene encoding molybdenum ABC transporter ATP-binding protein ModC; this encodes MNSIRVCFKQKLGHTKFDIDVTIPNKGITSVFGKSGAGKTSLINVIAGLNQPDQGEVIVSGTTLFCSETKVNIPTHKRKVGYIFQDSRLFPHYSVKGNLLYGVTQHDTQHFDKILNLLDLQSLLHRYPSQLSGGEKQRVAIGRALLYKPAVLLMDEPLASLDMPLKKEVLPYLEHLAQEIQLPIIYVSHSLYELVRLANHIVVIDSGKVVASGPLEAIWQTPALSQWQTSSHHSSLFEASLASHNKDYALSRLKLTENVDLWVQKLEVPLESKLRIQVKAADVSITLNKPSQTSIRNILPSKVIEISNQDEDDRSKSIYVKLELAEQRFLWAEITAWARDELELKKGLNVFAQIKGVSVTTNDIVLKK
- a CDS encoding iron-containing alcohol dehydrogenase, whose amino-acid sequence is MRFSYVNTTQIFFGQGQISSIQSSISPSDKVLVIYGSGSIKKNGVYDQVVNSLKDHHWVEFSGVEANPTKETLDKAVDIVKQQNIDFILAVGGGSVIDGSKYVAAAAKYQGDGWDILTGDYQISDATPLGAVLTLPATGSESNAGAVITKAATQDKLSFGSPHVQPKFAVMDPDVMKTLPEKQLINGIVDAWVHVCEQYLTTSHGAMVQDGYAETLLRTLKTLGESFEQRDSDGWRENLMWTANQALNGLIGTGVPQDWATHMIGHELTALWGVDHARSLAIVQPSLLRNQLEHKRSKLEQMGVNVFGLTKSDDLAERTINAIENFYQTMQVSTQLTEHGDNKQKAIDAVVSQLEHHGLKALGENKTITLEASRQILTSAIA
- a CDS encoding DUF3069 domain-containing protein; its protein translation is MSEDTQAPPLIDLSTVSEELRRVIEFDKVPEQMHAMVASIHQASEDAVREAWSQLPASAQNILDSFEQFHALVSVSQAFAGLNVIEELQTQELSQTIASENKEAYQADIIEQVMHNCIKDMLKQVKKARRDPLLKREFTQVFAK